The following coding sequences are from one Gossypium raimondii isolate GPD5lz chromosome 4, ASM2569854v1, whole genome shotgun sequence window:
- the LOC105779239 gene encoding transcription initiation factor IIB, whose amino-acid sequence MASSFCSTCEIDTETIIDHRAGYNLCSRCGSVLEISPFDEIPDLPIFSDSDENYDEFEYPLFEIDMSTWGPSLNPKDQKKVKTPLKKSLKLLAVMGDRLRLTKELKERAAEIYNIVDDYRTCRGRSLNSIVAACFFIACKESGSSRTLSEIAKAADGVSRKSINRTAESIKKQLEVETWKVQPGDLIERLCSNLGLRNQAIKAVKEAVERTEYLDIRRSPKTVLAAIIYMVIQLSHDKEPAPVKDIAKVMEVTEITIRKSFKDISIFGSKLIPDWYAKEEDIKKIPVP is encoded by the exons ATGGCTTCCAGCTTCTGTTCAACCTGTGAAATAGACACTGAAACTATTATTGATCATAGGGCTGGCTATAATTTATGTTCTCGATGCGGCTCGGTTCTTGAAATCAGCCCGTTTGATGAAATTCCCGACTTGCCAATCTTCTCAGATTCTGATGAAAATTACGATGAATTTGAATACCCACTTTTCGAAATCGATATGTCGACTTGGGGTCCGAGCTTAAACCCCAAAGATCAAAAGAAGGTCAAGACTCCATTGAAGAAAAGCTTGAAACTGCTTGCAGTTATGGGGGACAGGTTAAGGTTGACGAAAGAGCTCAAAGAAAGAGCTGCTGAGATATACAACATAGTCGATGATTATAGAACGTGTAGAGGACGAAGCCTAAATTCCATTGTCGCGGCTTGCTTTTTCATTGCTTGTAAAGAAAGCGGATCTTCTCGGACGTTGAGCGAAATCGCTAAGGCGGCGGACGGAGTGTCGAGGAAGAGCATTAATCGAACCGCCGAATCGATAAAGAAACAGCTGGAAGTGGAGACCTGGAAGGTGCAGCCCGGCGACCTCATCGAACGATTGTGTTCGAATCTCGGACTGAGAAATCAAGCCATTAAAGCAGTCAAAGAAGCTGTTGAAAGAACAGAATATCTTGACATAAGGAGGAGTCCAAAAACAGTTTTGGCTGCCATTATTTACATGGTAATCCAGCTTAGCCATGACAAAGAACCAGCTCCGGTTAAAG ATATTGCAAAGGTAATGGAGGTTACTGAGATTACAATCAGGAAATCATTCAAggatatttcaatttttggatcaAAGCTGATACCTGATTGGTATGCTAAGGAAGAGGACATCAAGAAAATTCCCGTCCCTTGA